In the Verrucomicrobiota bacterium genome, one interval contains:
- a CDS encoding PAS domain S-box protein, which translates to MLGFFLSQALVNPILALADTAKLVSARNDYSLRAPKPAPGENDEIRLLSDTFNQVLIQIQQHQTDLNRAQAVAHIGSWRSHLKNKEIHWSDATYRIFGIPQGTVMTHQAFLERVHPEDRETVNRAWQATLQGAPYDLTHRIIANGTVKWVHEQAELERDAQGVVVSGFGTVQDITARKRVEDALRESEEKYRGLFENSRDAIMTLEPPSWRFTSGNPAVVKLFGAKSEAEFIAHAPWELSPKCQPDGSASTGKAREMIETAVREGAHFFEWTHRRIDGTEFPTNVLLTRMTLDEKTVVQATIRDITARKRNEESLRKLSLQLSRVEEEERRRIARELHDSTGQKLAALNMTLGLLQEATTDPDGKREKMFTEGLAMIEQCAQEIRTLSYLLHPPLLDELGLAAAISNYVEGYSKRSGVQVTFNPPPDLERLSDEVEITLFRVVQESLGNIHRHAGATTARIRLTCDAERAMLEVSDQGRGIFPEIIRALEAGRGAAGVGIAGMRERLRLLGGRLEIESGAQGTTVRAIIPQREEPT; encoded by the coding sequence ATGCTCGGCTTCTTTCTCTCCCAGGCTCTGGTGAATCCCATCCTGGCTCTGGCTGATACCGCCAAACTTGTCTCCGCACGCAATGATTACTCGCTCCGCGCCCCCAAGCCCGCTCCTGGTGAGAACGACGAGATCCGCCTCCTGAGCGACACCTTTAACCAGGTGCTCATCCAAATCCAACAGCACCAAACGGACTTGAATCGCGCGCAGGCCGTGGCCCATATCGGCAGTTGGCGCTCACATCTTAAGAACAAGGAAATCCATTGGTCGGATGCCACCTACCGAATCTTTGGTATTCCTCAAGGAACGGTCATGACGCACCAAGCGTTTCTGGAGCGGGTGCATCCAGAGGACCGGGAAACTGTGAATCGCGCCTGGCAGGCGACGCTGCAAGGCGCGCCGTATGACCTCACCCACCGGATTATTGCCAACGGAACAGTAAAGTGGGTGCATGAACAGGCGGAATTGGAACGCGACGCACAAGGCGTGGTGGTAAGCGGATTCGGAACGGTCCAGGACATTACCGCGCGCAAACGGGTGGAAGACGCGCTGCGGGAGTCTGAAGAAAAATACCGCGGCCTCTTTGAAAACTCCCGGGATGCCATTATGACGCTGGAACCCCCTTCCTGGAGGTTCACCTCTGGAAATCCGGCGGTCGTCAAGCTGTTTGGAGCGAAGAGCGAAGCAGAGTTTATTGCCCACGCGCCATGGGAACTGTCTCCGAAATGTCAGCCGGACGGGAGCGCATCCACCGGGAAAGCCAGGGAGATGATTGAAACGGCCGTGCGCGAAGGAGCCCACTTCTTCGAGTGGACCCACCGGCGAATTGATGGCACGGAGTTCCCCACCAATGTGCTGCTGACCCGCATGACGCTAGACGAAAAAACGGTCGTCCAGGCAACCATCCGGGATATCACCGCGCGCAAACGCAACGAGGAATCGTTGCGCAAACTGTCGTTGCAGTTGAGCCGGGTGGAAGAGGAGGAGCGCCGCCGCATTGCCCGCGAACTGCATGATTCCACCGGCCAGAAACTCGCCGCGTTGAACATGACCCTCGGACTGCTCCAGGAGGCCACGACCGACCCGGATGGCAAGCGGGAGAAAATGTTCACCGAAGGCCTGGCGATGATTGAACAATGCGCGCAGGAAATCCGCACGCTCTCCTACCTGTTGCATCCGCCGTTGCTGGATGAGCTGGGGCTGGCCGCCGCCATCAGCAACTACGTCGAGGGCTATTCCAAGCGGAGCGGTGTGCAGGTCACTTTTAATCCACCTCCCGACCTCGAACGGTTGTCCGACGAAGTCGAGATTACGTTGTTCCGCGTCGTGCAGGAAAGTCTTGGCAACATCCACCGCCACGCTGGCGCCACAACCGCGCGGATCCGCCTCACCTGCGACGCGGAGCGGGCGATGCTGGAAGTGAGCGACCAGGGCCGCGGCATATTCCCGGAAATAATCCGTGCGCTTGAAGCGGGGCGCGGCGCGGCGGGGGTTGGCATCGCGGGGATGCGGGAGCGGCTGCGGCTGCTCGGTGGCCGACTGGAAATCGAGTCCGGCGCGCAAGGCACCACCGTGCGTGCCATCATTCCGCAACGGGAGGAACCCACATGA
- a CDS encoding response regulator transcription factor, with translation MNTIRILIADDHDVVREGLRTLLAARAHFEVCGEAATGRAAVALTLKLKPHVVVMDFSMPELNGLEATRQIRKTLPDTEVLILTMHDSETLARAVLAAGARGFLLKTHAKGQLAAAVDTLAQHQPFFTGTLSVHVVNACLNPGQSLAKNGGAADRLTPREREIVQLIAEGRTNKEIALQLGLSVKTADAHRANVMRKLDLHSVSELVRYAVRNQIVQA, from the coding sequence ATGAACACCATCCGAATATTGATTGCCGACGATCACGACGTCGTGCGCGAGGGGCTGAGGACACTCCTCGCCGCGCGCGCGCATTTTGAAGTCTGTGGGGAAGCCGCCACCGGCCGCGCCGCCGTCGCCCTAACGCTTAAACTAAAGCCCCACGTGGTGGTGATGGACTTCAGCATGCCGGAGTTGAACGGCCTGGAAGCCACGCGCCAGATCCGCAAGACGCTGCCCGACACCGAGGTGCTCATCCTGACCATGCACGACTCCGAGACGCTCGCGCGCGCGGTATTGGCGGCGGGTGCGCGCGGGTTCCTGCTGAAAACCCATGCGAAGGGACAGCTTGCTGCCGCCGTGGACACGCTGGCCCAGCACCAGCCATTCTTCACCGGCACCCTCTCCGTCCATGTCGTCAACGCATGCTTGAATCCCGGCCAGTCTCTCGCAAAAAACGGTGGCGCTGCCGACCGGCTCACGCCGCGCGAGCGGGAGATCGTTCAGCTCATTGCCGAGGGCCGGACGAACAAGGAGATCGCGCTCCAGCTTGGCCTCAGCGTGAAGACGGCGGACGCACACCGGGCGAACGTGATGCGCAAGCTCGACCTGCATTCGGTCAGCGAGCTGGTGCGCTACGCCGTGCGCAACCAGATCGTGCAAGCGTAG
- a CDS encoding response regulator transcription factor: MKAQTNNHASAPGRIRTLIADDSAAFQKAIRQFLECLPQIEVVGIAEDGVQAVTLVASTRPDLVLMDMQMPRLNGLHATRRIRTKFPSVQVIITTLHDSCELKAASLAAGAKRFIPKQCLGEELTIAIEQLFPGKEKVNGGI, encoded by the coding sequence ATGAAAGCCCAAACCAACAACCATGCCAGTGCGCCCGGACGGATTCGTACGCTCATTGCGGATGACTCAGCGGCCTTCCAGAAAGCCATCCGGCAATTCCTGGAGTGCCTGCCGCAAATCGAGGTGGTCGGCATTGCCGAGGACGGGGTTCAGGCCGTGACTTTGGTCGCCAGCACACGGCCGGACTTGGTGTTGATGGATATGCAAATGCCCCGGCTCAACGGCCTGCATGCCACCCGGCGGATTCGCACCAAGTTTCCGAGCGTGCAGGTCATCATCACCACCCTTCACGATTCCTGCGAACTTAAGGCTGCTTCCCTCGCGGCGGGGGCCAAGCGTTTCATCCCGAAACAATGTCTGGGCGAGGAACTGACCATCGCGATCGAACAACTGTTTCCCGGAAAAGAGAAGGTAAATGGAGGCATTTAA
- a CDS encoding DUF433 domain-containing protein, producing the protein MKADELISVDADVLGGTPVFKGTRVPVRTLYDYLEGNYTLEQFLECFPSVTRETACQVLECSESALLAPTPA; encoded by the coding sequence ATGAAAGCGGATGAGCTAATTTCGGTTGATGCGGATGTCCTTGGCGGCACGCCGGTGTTTAAAGGGACACGCGTTCCAGTGAGAACGCTCTACGATTACCTTGAGGGAAACTATACGCTGGAACAATTTCTGGAGTGTTTCCCGTCGGTGACACGGGAAACGGCCTGTCAGGTATTGGAATGCTCCGAATCGGCCTTGCTTGCCCCGACGCCGGCATGA
- a CDS encoding NADH:flavin oxidoreductase: MAFKLVKIPSLKTTTDFRAHVASLGLELPCDDTILAGATSPLSQPVTSVQINGKTIGNRVCISPMEGWDGLTNGDASENTLRRWQRFGESGAKLVFGGEAMAVRPEGRANPNQVMIRPENLASLKQLRETLLCAHQERFGRTDDLVIGFQLTHSGRFCRPTDMKTWEPRVAFRHPILDRRFKVTSDAQVFTDDEIKRLIESYVVAARVAAQAGADFVDIKHCHGYLLHEFLGAHTRPGPYGGSFENRTRILREIVAGIRASANPIDLGVRLSAFDFVPFRPDPALSQPGKLGPGIPEDYAHCLPYGYAFGVNPSNPVEYDLTEPFQFMALCGKLGIKILNLSAGSPYYNPHIQRPAAYPPSDGYQPPYDPLVDVVRQLQVVRQLKAKAPPGLLIVGSAYSYLQEYTPHVCQAVVRAGWTDMAGIGRAVLSYPAMLADALEKGTLTPRFICRTFSDCTTAPRNGLISGCYPLDKFYTAKPEFQKLKELKRAAGV; this comes from the coding sequence ATGGCATTTAAATTGGTCAAGATACCGTCACTCAAGACAACGACCGACTTCCGCGCTCATGTGGCCTCACTGGGATTGGAGCTGCCATGCGACGATACTATCCTGGCGGGCGCGACCTCCCCGCTATCGCAGCCGGTCACCAGCGTGCAAATTAACGGCAAGACCATCGGCAACCGCGTGTGCATCTCCCCGATGGAAGGCTGGGACGGTCTAACCAACGGCGATGCCTCGGAAAACACATTGCGGCGCTGGCAGCGCTTTGGCGAGAGCGGGGCCAAACTGGTTTTTGGCGGCGAAGCCATGGCTGTGCGGCCGGAAGGACGGGCGAATCCCAACCAGGTGATGATCCGCCCGGAGAATCTCGCCAGCTTGAAGCAGCTTCGGGAAACCTTGTTGTGCGCGCACCAAGAACGGTTTGGCCGGACGGATGATTTGGTAATCGGTTTTCAACTCACGCATTCGGGACGCTTCTGCCGTCCGACTGATATGAAAACCTGGGAACCGCGCGTCGCCTTCCGGCATCCCATTCTCGACCGGCGCTTCAAAGTCACCAGCGACGCCCAGGTGTTCACTGATGATGAAATCAAACGGCTCATTGAAAGTTACGTGGTCGCCGCGCGCGTGGCGGCGCAGGCAGGCGCGGATTTCGTGGACATCAAGCATTGCCACGGCTACTTGCTGCATGAATTTCTGGGGGCGCACACGCGGCCCGGACCCTATGGCGGCTCCTTTGAAAACCGCACGCGCATTCTGCGCGAAATCGTCGCCGGCATCCGCGCGAGCGCCAACCCCATTGACCTGGGGGTGCGCCTGAGCGCCTTTGACTTTGTGCCGTTCCGGCCCGATCCCGCGCTGAGCCAGCCCGGCAAACTCGGGCCGGGCATCCCGGAAGATTACGCGCATTGCCTGCCGTACGGCTACGCATTCGGCGTCAACCCCAGCAACCCGGTGGAGTACGATCTCACCGAGCCGTTCCAATTCATGGCGCTGTGCGGAAAACTGGGCATCAAGATTCTGAACCTGAGCGCGGGCTCCCCGTATTACAATCCGCATATCCAACGGCCCGCCGCGTACCCGCCCTCAGACGGCTACCAGCCGCCGTATGATCCGTTGGTGGACGTAGTGCGCCAACTTCAGGTGGTGCGGCAACTCAAGGCCAAAGCGCCGCCCGGTTTGCTCATCGTGGGCAGCGCGTACAGTTATTTGCAGGAATACACGCCGCATGTATGCCAGGCGGTGGTGCGCGCGGGTTGGACGGATATGGCTGGCATTGGCCGCGCCGTGCTCAGCTACCCGGCCATGCTGGCGGACGCCCTGGAAAAAGGCACGCTGACGCCGCGGTTCATCTGCCGCACGTTCAGCGACTGCACCACCGCACCCCGCAACGGACTGATCAGCGGCTGCTATCCCTTGGACAAGTTTTACACCGCCAAACCGGAGTTCCAAAAACTCAAGGAACTGAAACGGGCGGCGGGAGTTTAA
- a CDS encoding metallophosphoesterase → MRITGSARLSVAHWVIALLLSALVTFAAEVRVALFSDTHWAPLTNKNQRAFRANLDKVIAAVNQAEVKLVVITGDLTENGKTEEYREVKQKFAELKAPTLWIPGNHDVGAKIIPTGKRKGVTSASVQRYEAIMGPSSFCREESGVRVIGINSALLGSGLPEEQALWGLLEKALAKPGDKPTLLLTHYPLYVEQPDEPGGEYWNVEPEPRQRLLKLLKQGGVKAVLSGHLHRTVTNSLDGMAMITTTSVAFGLPSLLQPDAWTLLTVPATGNITYEFKKLEE, encoded by the coding sequence ATGAGAATAACTGGTTCCGCCCGATTGTCGGTCGCACACTGGGTCATCGCCCTGCTACTATCTGCCCTCGTTACGTTCGCCGCCGAGGTGCGGGTGGCGCTGTTTTCGGACACGCATTGGGCGCCGTTGACCAATAAAAACCAACGCGCCTTCCGCGCGAACCTCGATAAGGTGATTGCCGCCGTCAACCAGGCAGAGGTGAAACTGGTAGTCATCACGGGCGACCTTACGGAGAATGGCAAGACCGAAGAGTACCGGGAGGTAAAACAGAAATTCGCAGAGTTAAAGGCCCCGACCCTGTGGATACCCGGCAATCATGACGTGGGCGCAAAAATCATTCCCACCGGGAAAAGAAAAGGGGTGACCTCGGCGTCGGTGCAGCGCTACGAGGCGATTATGGGACCGTCCTCTTTTTGTCGCGAGGAAAGCGGGGTGCGCGTAATTGGCATCAATTCCGCTCTGCTGGGCAGCGGTCTGCCGGAAGAGCAAGCACTGTGGGGATTACTGGAAAAAGCGCTGGCCAAGCCCGGCGATAAACCGACCCTGCTGCTCACCCATTACCCGCTCTATGTCGAACAACCGGACGAACCGGGCGGCGAGTATTGGAATGTGGAACCGGAGCCGCGCCAGCGCTTGCTCAAGCTGCTCAAGCAAGGCGGCGTAAAAGCGGTGTTAAGCGGGCATCTGCATCGCACCGTGACCAACTCGCTGGATGGCATGGCGATGATTACCACCACCTCGGTTGCGTTTGGGTTACCCAGCCTGCTGCAGCCGGATGCTTGGACCTTGCTCACGGTGCCCGCCACCGGCAACATCACCTACGAATTCAAAAAACTGGAGGAATAA
- a CDS encoding beta-ketoacyl-ACP synthase III, producing the protein MNPTPENTFTNPRARHNYQGRSCSITSVGSYVPERVLTNAELEKMVDTTDEWIISRTGIRERHIAAANEATSDMAAKAALMAMERGNIKPEDIDLIIVATITPDMLFPNTACLVQQKIGATRAAAFDIEAACSGFIFGLEIGQQFIMTRTYETVLVIGAEKISSITDWQDRNTCVLFGDGAGAAILQNRPDSHGLLTTCMGADGAKGGVLCMPGGGSMQPATVDSVNARLHYLKMDGKETFKNAVTAMVNAGKEALRRCELDITKIKCVIPHQANRRIVDAVCDRLNVTPEQVFINLDKYGNTSAASVAIALDEAVSQGRIQRGDLVLLVVFGAGFTWGAAVIEW; encoded by the coding sequence ATGAATCCAACTCCCGAAAATACCTTTACCAATCCACGTGCGCGCCATAATTACCAAGGGCGCTCCTGTTCCATCACCTCCGTCGGCTCGTATGTGCCCGAACGCGTTTTGACCAACGCCGAACTCGAGAAAATGGTGGATACCACGGACGAATGGATTATCTCGCGCACCGGCATTCGTGAACGGCATATTGCCGCGGCGAATGAAGCCACTTCCGACATGGCCGCCAAGGCGGCGCTGATGGCGATGGAGCGGGGCAACATCAAACCGGAGGATATTGACCTCATCATTGTGGCCACGATCACGCCGGACATGCTGTTTCCCAACACGGCCTGCCTGGTGCAACAAAAAATCGGTGCCACGCGCGCGGCGGCATTTGATATTGAAGCCGCCTGCTCGGGCTTTATTTTCGGGTTGGAAATCGGCCAACAATTTATCATGACGCGCACGTATGAAACCGTGCTCGTCATCGGGGCGGAAAAAATCTCCTCGATTACCGACTGGCAGGACCGCAACACCTGCGTGTTGTTTGGCGATGGGGCCGGCGCAGCCATTCTGCAAAACCGTCCGGACAGCCATGGCCTGCTGACCACTTGCATGGGGGCGGATGGCGCCAAGGGCGGTGTGCTTTGCATGCCCGGCGGCGGCAGTATGCAGCCAGCGACGGTGGATTCGGTGAACGCTCGACTCCATTATTTGAAAATGGACGGCAAGGAGACGTTCAAAAATGCGGTTACCGCCATGGTGAACGCGGGGAAAGAAGCCTTGCGCCGGTGCGAATTGGATATTACCAAGATCAAGTGTGTCATTCCCCATCAGGCCAATCGCCGGATTGTGGATGCCGTCTGCGATCGTCTCAATGTGACGCCCGAGCAAGTCTTCATCAACCTCGACAAATACGGCAACACTTCCGCTGCGTCGGTGGCCATCGCGCTGGATGAGGCCGTTTCCCAAGGGCGCATTCAGCGTGGCGATTTGGTGTTGCTGGTCGTGTTCGGAGCCGGATTTACCTGGGGCGCCGCCGTCATCGAGTGGTAA
- the plsX gene encoding phosphate acyltransferase PlsX, with amino-acid sequence MRIAVDVMGGDHGAAVVVDGALQALESIPGLTELLLVGNEAEIKAVLDHKPVDGRVKVVHASEVLTMADSPVAGLRSKRDSSIAKAVGLLKHGQADALVSPGNTGSVVAAATMNLRLVHGVERPAIAAIMPSAQGRFVLIDAGANVDCRPQHLLHFAVMGNMYAQVALACPQPRVGLLSVGTEDTKGNKATREAFKLCQKSGLNFIGNVESRDVFAGRVDVLVCDGFVGNVFLKTSESMAKMVLVSFKDEAPNTFAKWRARTNPDNVGGAPLLGVNGLVMIAHGASRETAIMNAIRGAAETVRHNLLDLIKTGVERVNHLPVHHA; translated from the coding sequence ATGCGCATCGCAGTGGATGTCATGGGCGGTGACCACGGTGCCGCCGTGGTGGTGGATGGGGCGTTGCAAGCGCTGGAATCCATTCCCGGATTGACCGAGCTATTGCTGGTTGGCAATGAGGCTGAAATCAAAGCCGTCCTTGATCACAAGCCGGTGGATGGCCGGGTGAAGGTGGTTCACGCCTCCGAGGTGTTGACCATGGCGGATTCGCCGGTCGCCGGGCTGCGTTCCAAGCGGGATAGCTCCATTGCCAAAGCCGTTGGGCTGCTCAAGCATGGGCAGGCGGATGCCTTGGTGTCGCCGGGTAACACCGGCAGCGTCGTCGCCGCCGCCACCATGAATCTGCGGCTCGTGCATGGCGTTGAACGTCCTGCCATCGCCGCCATCATGCCGTCGGCCCAAGGCCGCTTTGTTTTAATTGATGCCGGGGCGAATGTGGATTGCCGGCCGCAGCACTTGTTGCATTTTGCCGTCATGGGCAATATGTACGCGCAAGTGGCGCTGGCCTGCCCGCAACCACGCGTCGGCCTGTTAAGTGTTGGCACCGAGGATACGAAGGGCAACAAGGCCACCCGCGAGGCGTTCAAGCTCTGCCAGAAATCCGGGCTTAACTTTATCGGCAACGTGGAAAGCCGTGATGTATTTGCTGGCCGGGTGGACGTCCTGGTGTGTGATGGCTTTGTTGGCAACGTATTCTTGAAAACCAGCGAAAGCATGGCCAAAATGGTGCTGGTCTCCTTCAAGGATGAGGCGCCAAACACCTTCGCCAAATGGCGGGCGCGGACGAACCCGGACAATGTGGGTGGCGCGCCACTGTTGGGCGTCAACGGGCTGGTGATGATTGCGCACGGCGCCTCTCGTGAAACCGCCATCATGAACGCCATCCGGGGCGCGGCGGAAACCGTCCGGCATAACTTACTGGATCTGATTAAAACCGGGGTGGAACGTGTCAACCATCTCCCGGTGCATCACGCCTGA
- the rpmF gene encoding 50S ribosomal protein L32 produces MGVPKRKPSRSRQRMRRAYNSVLALPQLNTCPQCGEPYIPHRVCPACGFYKGRQVLTIKAKK; encoded by the coding sequence ATGGGTGTACCAAAGCGTAAACCGTCCCGGAGCCGTCAACGTATGCGCCGGGCATACAACAGTGTATTGGCCTTGCCGCAATTAAACACTTGCCCGCAATGCGGGGAGCCCTATATCCCGCACCGGGTTTGCCCGGCGTGCGGCTTTTATAAAGGGCGCCAGGTGTTGACCATCAAGGCTAAGAAATAA
- a CDS encoding DUF177 domain-containing protein — protein MSVTINLRHLEKQNLQLEGEVSPAELGLEAMDECIRVTQSLKYDLEVQKLEESLLLQGSLVLLLDCECVRCLKPLVFRLELDPWSCLIPLSGEEAVKIISDEVDLTPFIREDIILGFPQHPLCEAECGGLKSLADKTQASGTGGFDQGSSPWNALNKLKL, from the coding sequence ATGAGTGTCACCATCAATTTAAGGCATCTGGAAAAACAAAATTTACAGTTGGAAGGGGAAGTGTCGCCCGCCGAATTAGGGCTCGAAGCGATGGATGAGTGCATTCGGGTTACGCAATCGTTAAAGTACGATTTGGAAGTCCAAAAACTCGAAGAAAGCCTGCTTTTGCAGGGTTCTTTGGTGCTTTTATTGGACTGCGAATGTGTCCGTTGCCTCAAACCATTGGTCTTCCGATTGGAGTTGGACCCATGGAGTTGCTTGATCCCTTTGTCGGGCGAGGAAGCTGTGAAAATAATCTCTGACGAGGTGGACTTGACTCCGTTCATTCGAGAAGATATTATTCTCGGCTTTCCGCAACATCCGTTGTGTGAAGCTGAGTGCGGCGGGCTTAAAAGTCTGGCTGACAAGACGCAGGCCAGTGGAACGGGTGGGTTTGACCAGGGGTCATCCCCATGGAATGCGTTGAATAAGTTGAAACTGTAA
- the coaD gene encoding pantetheine-phosphate adenylyltransferase: protein MRTAIYPGSFDPLTNGHLDLIHRAARLFDRLIVAVAENEAKHPLFTLPERLKLLRHSTMNLPNVEVDTITGLLVHYVEQRKGQAVIRGLRAVSDFEYEFQMALMNRKLNSQVETIFMMPKEAYTFLSSRLVKEVAVLGGDITPFVPLHVKTALFKKLGRNTKKQR from the coding sequence ATGCGCACGGCGATATATCCCGGCAGTTTTGATCCGTTGACCAATGGACATCTCGATTTGATCCATCGGGCGGCGCGTTTGTTTGATCGCCTGATTGTGGCGGTGGCGGAGAACGAGGCCAAACATCCCCTGTTCACCTTGCCGGAACGGCTGAAATTATTACGGCACTCGACCATGAACCTCCCGAACGTGGAGGTGGATACCATCACCGGTTTGCTGGTGCATTATGTGGAGCAGCGGAAAGGTCAGGCGGTGATCCGCGGCTTGCGGGCGGTATCTGATTTTGAGTATGAGTTTCAGATGGCCTTGATGAACCGGAAATTGAATTCGCAGGTGGAGACCATTTTCATGATGCCCAAAGAAGCCTATACTTTTTTAAGCAGCCGACTGGTCAAAGAAGTGGCCGTTTTGGGCGGAGATATCACCCCCTTTGTTCCGCTGCACGTCAAGACCGCTTTGTTCAAAAAACTCGGGCGAAACACAAAAAAGCAGAGGTAA
- a CDS encoding SGNH/GDSL hydrolase family protein produces MNRPTFLLSMTLMGLGWGLLSLGAQTGYEPKPADPYFEKFNLRRAPEPGPLLLKTGDRLAIVGDSITEQKLYSRLIETYLTVCVPDLKVTARQYGWSGETAAGFLKRMDQDCLRFQPTVATFCYGMNDAKYRPYDDLNGEWYRDNYTALVRAFKAAGARVVLGSPGISSKLASWVKTKSGTLDELNLNLGALRDIGIGIAQREEVRFADIFWPMFKAEVEGRKRYGESDGRPYSLAGKDGVHPGWAGQLVMAYAFLRAMGLDGDLGTVSVDMSAGKATAVAGHTVDAFANQVVRLTSVRYPFCATGETNLDASLRSGMTLIPFNAQLNRFMLILTGGTAAQYRVTWGAKTMTYETTRLAKGVNLAEDFEENPFSGAFKKVDEAVAAKQAYETKQIKQVIHNAKGKADVDAAVARTEAERAPLVEAIRAAFVPVKHEIKIAPVP; encoded by the coding sequence TTGAATAGACCAACGTTCCTGCTGTCCATGACCCTGATGGGGCTTGGCTGGGGCCTTCTTTCGCTCGGTGCCCAAACCGGGTACGAACCCAAACCGGCTGATCCGTATTTCGAGAAGTTCAATCTGCGGCGGGCGCCCGAGCCCGGGCCGTTGCTGCTTAAAACGGGTGATCGCCTGGCCATCGTCGGTGATTCCATCACCGAGCAGAAGCTGTACTCGCGCCTGATTGAGACGTACCTGACGGTCTGCGTGCCGGATCTCAAGGTGACCGCGCGCCAGTACGGCTGGAGCGGAGAGACCGCCGCCGGTTTTTTGAAGCGGATGGACCAGGATTGCCTGCGGTTCCAGCCCACGGTGGCCACGTTTTGTTACGGCATGAATGACGCCAAGTACCGTCCGTATGATGATCTCAATGGCGAATGGTACCGGGATAATTACACTGCGCTGGTGCGCGCCTTCAAGGCGGCGGGCGCGCGGGTGGTGCTCGGGTCCCCGGGTATTTCCAGCAAGCTGGCGTCGTGGGTGAAGACCAAGAGCGGCACGCTCGACGAGCTGAATTTAAACCTGGGCGCATTGCGTGATATCGGCATCGGGATTGCCCAACGGGAAGAAGTGCGGTTTGCGGATATCTTCTGGCCGATGTTCAAAGCCGAAGTTGAGGGGCGTAAACGGTACGGTGAATCGGATGGCCGACCATATTCCTTGGCCGGCAAGGATGGCGTGCATCCCGGCTGGGCCGGGCAACTGGTCATGGCATACGCCTTTCTGCGGGCCATGGGTTTGGATGGGGACCTGGGGACGGTCAGCGTGGACATGTCCGCCGGGAAAGCGACCGCCGTTGCCGGTCACACGGTGGACGCCTTTGCCAACCAGGTGGTCCGCCTCACCAGTGTGCGTTATCCCTTCTGCGCCACCGGCGAGACCAACCTGGATGCTTCACTGCGCTCCGGCATGACGCTGATCCCCTTCAATGCCCAGTTAAACCGTTTTATGCTGATCCTCACCGGCGGCACGGCCGCGCAATATCGCGTGACATGGGGCGCCAAAACCATGACCTATGAAACGACCCGTCTCGCCAAAGGGGTGAACCTGGCCGAGGATTTTGAGGAAAACCCCTTTTCCGGCGCATTCAAAAAAGTGGACGAGGCGGTGGCGGCCAAGCAGGCCTATGAAACCAAACAAATCAAACAGGTTATCCACAACGCCAAGGGCAAGGCCGACGTGGATGCGGCGGTCGCCCGCACCGAGGCGGAGCGCGCCCCATTGGTCGAGGCAATTCGTGCGGCTTTTGTGCCGGTAAAGCACGAAATCAAAATTGCGCCGGTGCCGTGA